A stretch of Gouania willdenowi chromosome 21, fGouWil2.1, whole genome shotgun sequence DNA encodes these proteins:
- the slc5a3b gene encoding sodium/myo-inositol cotransporter, whose amino-acid sequence MGPGMEAADIAVVALYFVLVLIIGCLAMWKANRSTVKGYFLAGRSMTWIVIGASLFVSNIGSEHFIGLAGSGAASGFAVGAWEFNALLLLQLLGWVFIPVYIHSGVFTMPEYLSKRYGGNRLKVYFALLSILLYIFTKLSVDLYAGALFVQESLGWNLYLSIVLLISMTALLTVTGGLVAVLYTDALQAVLMIGGALTLTIMSLIKVGGLEGVRTKYMQAIPNVTAITASGNYTYSPSCRIEPKPNSLSILRGPLDEDIPWPGFILGQTPASIWYWCADQVIVQRVLAAKNIAHAKGSTLMAGFLKILPMFVIVIPGMIARILFTDDIACIGPEHCMAVCGSHAGCSNIAYPRLVMAVMPVGLRGLMMAVMIAALMSDLDSIFNSASTIFTLDIYQTVRKKASQRELLIVGRMFVVLMVGISIAWVPVIIEMQGGQTYFYIQEVAGYLTPPIAALFLLGVFWKRCNEKGAFWGGMTGFTLGVLRLILAFIYRKPPCDQPDNRPVFITHVHYMYFAAGMFWISGIVAVVVSLCTPPPNEDQVFATTIWGIRNIEKVPVKDQEEICKLTEKIHCIGNGGLHKDMAPGVGKERFLDGADIRLLVPSTDHDPATPSTEASPATTPAEQFVIDSMERNRAEEDCQSNEEINGCVHVLDWLCGYKESQKTQPKVVQEDPRVIAEMLYEPPRVKLLLNLGLLCVCCLGIFMFIYFSL is encoded by the coding sequence ATGGGTCCTGGAATGGAGGCAGCGGACATAGCAGTTGTGGCTCTTTATTTTGTGCTGGTGCTCATCATTGGATGCTTGGCTATGTGGAAAGCCAATCGCAGCACTGTGAAGGGCTACTTCCTGGCTGGACGATCCATGACATGGATAGTTATCGGTGCATCGCTTTTCGTCAGTAACATTGGGAGTGAACATTTCATAGGCCTAGCTGGGTCGGGGGCAGCAAGTGGCTTTGCTGTGGGTGCATGGGAATTTAACGCACTTCTTCTTCTGCAGCTTCTTGGTTGGGTCTTCATCCCTGTGTATATCCACTCAGGTGTCTTCACCATGCCTGAGTATCTGTCAAAACGCTATGGTGGCAACAGGCTGAAGGTGTACTTTGCTTTATTATctattttactttacatttttacCAAGCTTTCTGTTGATTTGTATGCTGGCGCTCTCTTTGTTCAAGAGTCCCTGGGGTGGAATCTGTATTTGTCTATAGTTTTGCTGATCAGCATGACTGCCTTACTCACTGTCACTGGGGGCTTGGTAGCCGTGCTCTACACAGATGCTCTTCAGGCTGTGCTAATGATTGGTGGGGCCCTAACCTTAACCATTATGAGCCTAATCAAAGTGGGTGGGCTAGAGGGTGTCAGAACTAAGTACATGCAGGCAATTCCTAATGTTACTGCTATAACAGCTTCAGGGAACTACACCTATTCACCTTCTTGTCGTATTGAGCCTAAACCAAATTCACTAAGCATCCTTCGAGGTCCACTGGATGAAGACATCCCCTGGCCAGGCTTCATTCTTGGTCAGACCCCTGCATCCATTTGGTATTGGTGTGCCGACCAAGTTATTGTTCAAAGAGTTCTAGCAGCAAAGAACATTGCTCATGCCAAAGGTTCAACACTCATGGCAGGATTTCTCAAGATCCTTCCCATGTTTGTAATTGTGATTCCAGGAATGATCGCCCGCATCTTGTTTACAGATGATATCGCCTGCATCGGGCCAGAGCACTGCATGGCTGTGTGTGGTTCCCATGCCGGCTGCTCAAACATTGCCTATCCTCGCCTCGTAATGGCTGTAATGCCTGTGGGACTCCGAGGTCTAATGATGGCGGTCATGATTGCAGCCCTGATGAGTGATCTTGACTCAATATTTAACAGTGCCAGCACAATTTTCACACTGGATATCTATCAAACCGTCCGGAAGAAGGCATCGCAGCGGGAGCTCCTGATTGTGGGCCGCATGTTTGTTGTGCTGATGGTAGGAATCAGCATTGCCTGGGTTCCTGTCATCATTGAGATGCAAGGTGGGCAGACCTACTTCTACATCCAGGAAGTAGCAGGTTACCTCACACCACCAATTGCGGCCCTTTTCCTGCTGGGCGTGTTTTGGAAACGATGTAATGAGAAGGGTGCATTTTGGGGAGGCATGACAGGATTTACGCTAGGTGTGCTACGGCTTATCCTAGCTTTCATCTACCGCAAGCCTCCCTGTGACCAACCGGATAACAGGCCAGTGTTTATCACTCATGTTCACTACATGTACTTTGCAGCTGGGATGTTCTGGATTTCAGGGATTGTGGCTGTGGTGGTTAGCCTCTGCACGCCTCCACCTAATGAAGACCAAGTTTTCGCAACAACCATATGGGGCATCCGTAACATTGAAAAGGTTCCTGTGAAGGATCAAGAGGAGATATGCAAACTCACTGAGAAAATTCATTGTATTGGCAATGGAGGTCTCCATAAAGATATGGCTCCAGGTGTCGGAAAGGAGAGGTTTTTGGATGGAGCTGACATCAGACTTCTGGTCCCTTCAACTGACCATGACCCAGCGACTCCTAGCACTGAAGCATCACCAGCCACAACCCCAGCAGAACAGTTTGTCATTGACAGTATGGAGAGGAATAGAGCAGAGGAAGACTGCCAAAgtaatgaggaaataaatggtTGTGTGCATGTCCTGGACTGGCTTTGTGGCTACAAGGAATCACAGAAGACTCAGCCAAAGGTGGTTCAGGAGGATCCCAGAGTCATAGCAGAGATGCTATACGAACCACCAAGAGTCAAACTACTCCTCAACTTGGGCTTGCTATGTGTTTGCTGTCTGGGCAtcttcatgtttatttatttctcacTTTAG